The Leclercia sp. AS011 DNA segment GCACGACGACCTGGCAGAATCGGACCAGCAATAGCTGACGACATAACATCAGCCCGTAATCTTTTTTGATTGCCATCATCTTAACGGGTGAGGGCGTTGTTGTTCGTCAATACACCTACTTTGAGCCGGTTCACACTTTCAATGAAAATTACCGAAAATTTTCACGATGAGTTATGTAGACTGGCCGCCATTGACATTGAGGCACTCGTACTACATGGCTGAATTCGAAACCACTTTTGCAGATCTGGGCC contains these protein-coding regions:
- the yrbN gene encoding protein YrbN, translated to MKITENFHDELCRLAAIDIEALVLHG